The following coding sequences lie in one Candidatus Eisenbacteria bacterium genomic window:
- a CDS encoding HDIG domain-containing protein, protein MTEPVSRRNRIWRRMNASFDGHPLLYRLGLLFLLLLCGMTLFPREGAYRPTPYRPGTIQPRAVIAAFDFPINKEPEVLLSEQNEAANRIPPILILEDSVRVTFDESFQSFARVVSDLRQGRYREDRPLSGDDPASRLSQRVVLSLLGSTTGPSLLQEARKRLDHYFAEGIVDSITEAYIQGYSRVSLRGENGEWVGPPTRFFGPRRIRNEILGATDIPAGMDRSILTEIVLAYSEPNALFDEESTRGRRLLARESIPTSIGMVLKGEKIIGAHERITTEHLRKLESYEYWKQQRMGHPMFGERLRAWLGRCLLLILLLMGLGLYLSVYQSDVFRARREITVVAALFGIFLILSGIILNVLNWPALLSPLSAAAVIIALVFEPRLGLTVACFLVAAVGLSADLGLGYLIIAAAGVSAAVLSVRSLRERKEFYRFVLYVSAAHLLALVATNFSQSSPWEGLISEGIWAIANPLISVALALFTIPLIEALSGRCTDMTLLELQDLNRPLMKRLMLEAPGTYHHSLMVGALAEAAVHAIGANPLLARIIAYYHDIGKLSKPDYFIENLSAGQKNPHDRLAPTMSRLILETHVREGVQLARSEKLPGVVQKGIREHHGKTMMRYFFHKAQKRQADVSDEEYRYPGPRPSFPESAIILLADEVDAASRSLEDPTPSRIRGLVQRIIHERAQEGELDDSRLSLYDLARIRESFVPILAALFHGRIAYPGLAPVRTERVGGEGEKSPELSPPLNEMPESQHSGESPDLPDPMTPGGAPEKTQEGIGDS, encoded by the coding sequence ATGACGGAGCCGGTTTCACGCCGGAATCGCATCTGGCGCCGGATGAACGCAAGTTTTGACGGCCACCCTTTGTTATACCGCCTTGGTCTATTGTTTCTTTTACTGCTCTGTGGAATGACGCTTTTCCCGCGGGAGGGTGCGTATCGTCCGACCCCCTATCGGCCGGGGACGATTCAACCCCGTGCGGTGATCGCCGCCTTTGATTTCCCGATTAATAAAGAACCCGAGGTCCTCCTCAGTGAGCAGAATGAGGCGGCGAACCGGATCCCTCCGATTCTTATCCTCGAGGATTCCGTGCGAGTCACCTTTGATGAAAGTTTTCAATCCTTCGCCAGGGTCGTTTCAGATCTTAGACAGGGCCGTTATCGCGAAGACAGGCCCCTTTCCGGGGATGATCCAGCCAGCCGATTGTCTCAAAGAGTTGTTCTTTCCCTCTTGGGATCGACGACCGGGCCTTCGCTTCTTCAAGAAGCCCGCAAGCGGCTGGATCATTATTTTGCCGAAGGGATCGTTGATAGCATAACCGAGGCCTACATCCAGGGGTATAGCCGCGTCTCTCTCCGGGGGGAGAACGGGGAATGGGTCGGCCCGCCCACCCGCTTTTTCGGTCCCCGGCGAATCCGCAACGAAATCCTGGGCGCCACCGACATCCCTGCCGGTATGGATCGGTCTATTTTAACGGAAATTGTGCTGGCCTACAGCGAACCCAACGCTCTATTCGATGAAGAATCGACACGGGGGAGACGGCTGCTCGCACGGGAGTCTATTCCGACATCCATTGGAATGGTTCTCAAAGGCGAAAAGATTATCGGTGCGCATGAGAGAATCACAACCGAACATTTAAGAAAACTGGAATCTTATGAGTATTGGAAACAGCAGCGGATGGGGCATCCGATGTTTGGAGAACGGCTGCGCGCTTGGCTCGGCCGGTGTCTGCTGCTGATATTGCTCTTGATGGGGCTCGGGCTCTATCTCTCTGTTTACCAGAGCGATGTATTCCGGGCGCGACGCGAGATCACGGTGGTGGCCGCGCTCTTCGGGATTTTCCTGATACTCTCCGGTATTATCTTGAACGTTCTTAACTGGCCCGCTCTGCTTTCACCTCTCAGCGCCGCCGCTGTCATCATCGCCTTGGTCTTTGAGCCGCGTCTGGGGCTGACGGTGGCCTGTTTCCTCGTGGCGGCGGTGGGATTATCGGCCGATCTGGGATTAGGCTATCTCATCATTGCCGCGGCCGGCGTATCGGCGGCCGTGTTAAGCGTGCGCTCACTCAGGGAGCGCAAGGAGTTCTATCGCTTTGTACTTTATGTTTCCGCCGCGCACCTGTTGGCTCTCGTGGCTACGAATTTCTCCCAGTCTTCACCTTGGGAAGGCCTGATTTCCGAAGGGATATGGGCTATTGCCAACCCTCTGATCTCGGTAGCCCTTGCCCTGTTCACCATCCCCCTGATTGAAGCGCTCTCGGGGCGTTGCACCGATATGACGCTGTTGGAACTCCAAGATTTAAACCGGCCTCTAATGAAACGTCTCATGTTGGAGGCGCCTGGAACCTATCACCACAGTCTCATGGTAGGAGCCTTGGCGGAGGCGGCCGTGCATGCTATCGGGGCGAATCCCCTCTTGGCGCGGATCATCGCCTACTATCATGACATCGGTAAACTCTCCAAACCCGACTATTTCATCGAGAACCTCTCTGCGGGGCAGAAGAATCCGCACGACAGGCTGGCCCCGACGATGAGCCGCCTCATTCTTGAAACCCATGTGCGCGAGGGTGTTCAATTGGCCCGCTCGGAGAAGCTGCCGGGAGTTGTACAAAAAGGGATCCGGGAACACCACGGCAAGACAATGATGCGGTATTTCTTTCACAAAGCGCAGAAGCGCCAAGCCGATGTTTCCGATGAGGAATACCGCTATCCCGGCCCCCGGCCTTCATTTCCCGAATCGGCGATCATCCTGCTGGCGGATGAGGTCGATGCGGCGTCCCGATCCCTGGAAGACCCCACCCCGAGCCGTATTAGAGGCCTGGTTCAGAGGATCATTCATGAGAGGGCGCAGGAAGGCGAATTGGACGACAGCCGTCTGAGCCTCTATGATCTGGCCCGGATCCGTGAGTCGTTTGTACCGATCCTCGCGGCGCTCTTTCATGGGCGGATCGCTTATCCCGGCCTAGCGCCCGTTCGTACGGAGCGTGTGGGAGGCGAAGGAGAGAAATCCCCGGAGCTCAGTCCGCCCCTCAATGAAATGCCGGAATCGCAGCATTCGGGGGAGAGTCCGGATCTTCCGGATCCAATGACGCCGGGCGGCGCGCCCGAAAAAACCCAGGAGGGAATCGGTGACTCCTGA
- a CDS encoding hemolysin family protein, producing MINLLIFAGSLFWGVWVLFEAWKGQTQRILILGGMGSLGITILGSVFRVAPMGALPGPGWLILWVPSFLGFLAGRRLDGRRVYPKRLDWVEGPVEAAAAVFGLLAGFIGKRRHGRPEAKETRGHAHQEALEQVLDLGSRSVDEVMISRSEMDPLNADDEVRHWIRFTIEKRWSRFPVYREHLDQIIGLVTIRELLSTRSLTDKIGAYALPVPFVPETMKCDDLLRQLWKTGEHIAIAVDEYGGVAGLVTREDLLEILVGDLLEEPESQGAKMTRVDRRTWLADGAFRTEDFDERFSVELPDGEYETLAGLFLERLGRIPQVGERLEIHGIEMVVASRDERRIQTIKIRFLAMPPGRKEGSRESKLKEDLHDGQI from the coding sequence ATGATAAATCTGCTGATCTTCGCCGGATCTCTTTTCTGGGGTGTCTGGGTTCTCTTTGAAGCCTGGAAGGGCCAGACTCAGCGAATCTTGATCCTCGGCGGCATGGGATCCCTGGGGATAACCATCCTGGGATCGGTCTTCCGGGTGGCGCCGATGGGCGCTCTCCCCGGCCCCGGCTGGCTGATCCTCTGGGTCCCCTCTTTTCTGGGATTTCTCGCCGGCCGCCGTCTGGACGGCCGGAGGGTCTACCCGAAGCGGTTGGACTGGGTGGAAGGTCCAGTAGAAGCCGCCGCCGCCGTTTTCGGTTTGTTGGCGGGTTTTATAGGGAAACGGCGCCACGGCCGGCCTGAAGCCAAAGAGACGCGGGGTCATGCCCATCAGGAAGCTCTCGAGCAGGTTCTCGATCTGGGCAGCCGCAGTGTTGATGAGGTCATGATCAGCCGGTCTGAAATGGATCCCCTTAATGCCGACGATGAAGTCCGTCACTGGATTCGGTTCACGATCGAGAAACGATGGAGCCGCTTTCCCGTCTATCGCGAGCACCTCGATCAGATTATTGGTTTGGTGACGATCCGGGAATTGCTCTCCACGCGGTCTCTCACCGACAAGATTGGGGCGTATGCCCTGCCCGTTCCCTTTGTTCCGGAAACAATGAAGTGCGATGATCTCTTGCGGCAGCTCTGGAAGACGGGGGAACATATCGCCATCGCGGTGGATGAATATGGGGGCGTCGCCGGTCTTGTAACGCGGGAAGATCTCCTCGAAATTCTAGTGGGGGATTTGTTGGAAGAACCGGAATCCCAGGGAGCCAAGATGACCCGTGTCGACCGCCGGACCTGGCTTGCCGACGGCGCTTTTAGGACGGAAGATTTTGATGAGCGGTTTTCAGTCGAGTTGCCGGATGGTGAATATGAAACCCTCGCCGGCCTCTTTCTGGAGCGATTGGGACGGATACCGCAGGTCGGTGAACGTCTGGAGATCCATGGCATCGAGATGGTTGTCGCCTCCAGAGATGAAAGGCGAATCCAGACCATCAAAATAAGATTTCTTGCGATGCCCCCGGGCCGGAAGGAAGGATCCCGGGAATCCAAGTTAAAAGAGGATCTGCATGATGGGCAAATCTGA
- a CDS encoding LysM peptidoglycan-binding domain-containing protein: MIFGRVFCGVVFICGLLSLAGCAGQHSVELPDVATGEYLTVAEMQALSASDQDLYCELLSARLEVLRAEPIRLQQRADSLKMVADSLREEVLELNKVYRGLQPEVRRLRLAEKKAATYVVRDGDTLTKISSLIYGTGARWEDIYEANKDVLASPTVSLKPGTRLRIPK; this comes from the coding sequence ATGATTTTCGGCCGAGTATTCTGTGGGGTGGTTTTCATCTGCGGTTTGCTGTCTCTGGCGGGGTGTGCGGGACAGCACTCGGTTGAGCTTCCGGATGTCGCCACCGGTGAGTATCTGACGGTTGCAGAGATGCAGGCCCTTTCGGCATCGGATCAAGACCTCTACTGTGAACTTCTGTCGGCCCGTCTCGAAGTCCTCCGGGCTGAACCGATTCGATTGCAACAGCGGGCTGACAGCTTGAAGATGGTGGCCGATTCACTCCGGGAAGAGGTGCTGGAGTTGAATAAGGTTTACCGGGGGCTCCAACCGGAAGTCCGCCGGCTTAGACTTGCCGAAAAGAAGGCCGCGACCTACGTGGTCCGAGACGGAGATACATTGACGAAAATATCCAGCCTGATCTACGGAACAGGAGCCAGATGGGAAGATATTTACGAAGCAAACAAGGACGTGCTGGCCAGTCCCACGGTGAGTCTCAAACCGGGGACGCGCCTGCGCATTCCGAAGTAG
- the aroF gene encoding 3-deoxy-7-phosphoheptulonate synthase — protein MILRLVKSVTNEQIRLLENRIISLGLRADVSRGIERTLIGLVGDTSPIDPGLFTELEWVEEVIRVSRPYKRVSREQRPEGLTIRVGSITFGGPEVVIMAGPCSVEDRPSLLSLARRIQKAGAHALRGGAYKPRKSPYSFQGLGREGLLFLAEASRETGLPIISEATGLHHHRTPAGALEEATPVDAVIEMADILQVGMRNMKSYGLLEEIARRTGPLKMPVLLKRGESATLEEFLLAAEYLALHGNPLTLLCVRGIRTFENQQYQRYTSDIAAIPILKRESHLPVIFDPSHATGDHSLISPLSLAAVAAGADGLLIETHESPRQAISDGRQSITPDELTDLIVEVRRLSGVRTGRDQIPAL, from the coding sequence ATGATTCTACGCCTCGTCAAATCCGTCACCAATGAGCAAATCCGTCTTTTGGAGAACCGCATCATTTCCCTGGGATTGCGGGCGGATGTCAGCCGGGGGATCGAGCGAACCCTTATCGGCCTCGTGGGTGATACGAGCCCCATCGATCCGGGTCTCTTCACCGAGTTGGAGTGGGTGGAAGAAGTCATCCGAGTCTCCCGCCCCTACAAGCGGGTCAGCCGGGAGCAGCGGCCCGAGGGTCTCACAATTCGGGTCGGCTCGATTACATTTGGAGGGCCCGAGGTCGTGATCATGGCGGGGCCTTGCTCCGTTGAGGACCGGCCCTCGCTCCTCTCCCTGGCGCGACGGATCCAAAAGGCGGGGGCCCATGCCCTCCGCGGTGGAGCCTATAAACCCCGCAAATCACCCTACTCCTTCCAGGGGCTGGGACGTGAGGGATTGCTCTTTCTTGCCGAAGCGAGCCGCGAGACCGGCCTCCCCATTATCAGCGAGGCGACCGGCCTGCATCACCACCGAACACCGGCCGGGGCGTTGGAAGAAGCGACCCCGGTCGATGCGGTCATAGAGATGGCCGATATCCTTCAGGTGGGGATGCGGAATATGAAATCGTACGGGCTGCTTGAAGAGATCGCCCGGCGCACCGGCCCCTTGAAGATGCCGGTTCTTCTCAAGCGGGGGGAATCGGCGACCCTCGAGGAGTTTCTGCTCGCAGCCGAATATCTCGCGCTCCACGGAAATCCGCTGACCCTTCTCTGCGTCCGGGGGATTCGGACCTTTGAGAATCAGCAGTATCAGCGCTACACATCCGACATCGCCGCGATCCCGATCTTGAAGCGGGAATCGCATCTTCCCGTCATTTTCGACCCGAGCCACGCGACGGGGGATCATTCCCTCATCTCTCCCTTATCGCTGGCCGCCGTCGCCGCGGGGGCCGACGGTCTTCTTATCGAGACACATGAGAGCCCAAGGCAAGCGATCTCAGATGGGCGCCAGAGCATCACGCCGGATGAATTGACCGATCTGATTGTTGAAGTCAGGCGTCTGAGCGGGGTTCGGACGGGTCGGGATCAGATACCGGCGCTTTAG
- a CDS encoding DUF502 domain-containing protein, with product MMGKSDGSGPLSFGKTLRRHFITGILVLTPTAVTFWALYKLFIILDSLLGDFLRGEYIRPEGIPGMGFVALILLILLVGLLTNNFLGRRLLALWERMIGAIPLINRVYLAVKQISEAILANRETQFRRVVLVEYPRRGIHSLAFVVRPPAGVVGRTLGKGQVALFLPTTPNPTSGFFLIVPETDVIPLDLTVEEGLKLVISAGTVMPGEDLSGNLSAKAPVSDPDPSEPRSDA from the coding sequence ATGATGGGCAAATCTGATGGGAGCGGACCCCTTTCATTCGGCAAGACCCTGCGCCGCCACTTTATTACCGGCATCCTTGTTCTGACCCCCACCGCCGTCACCTTTTGGGCCCTCTACAAACTCTTTATCATTCTTGATTCTCTTCTGGGGGATTTTCTACGGGGGGAATATATCCGTCCCGAGGGAATCCCCGGGATGGGCTTTGTCGCGCTCATTCTCCTCATTCTTCTCGTCGGTCTGCTGACCAATAATTTTTTGGGAAGACGTCTGCTGGCTCTATGGGAGCGGATGATCGGGGCGATTCCCTTGATCAACCGGGTTTACCTGGCGGTCAAACAGATCAGTGAAGCGATTCTGGCGAATCGTGAAACCCAATTCCGCCGGGTTGTTCTTGTCGAATACCCGCGCCGCGGCATCCACAGCCTGGCCTTTGTCGTTCGGCCTCCCGCCGGCGTTGTCGGACGGACATTGGGGAAAGGACAAGTCGCCCTCTTTCTTCCAACAACCCCGAATCCAACGTCGGGATTCTTTCTCATTGTTCCGGAAACGGATGTGATCCCCTTGGATCTGACTGTAGAGGAAGGATTAAAACTGGTGATTTCCGCGGGCACGGTCATGCCGGGTGAAGACCTCTCCGGCAACCTCTCCGCTAAAGCGCCGGTATCTGATCCCGACCCGTCCGAACCCCGCTCAGACGCCTGA
- the recO gene encoding DNA repair protein RecO, with amino-acid sequence MSVIAEDYGVVLRSHRFGETSRILVFLTSRHGKLHAIAKGARNPKNRFGAALDILAEGSFVFYLKKDRDLQLIRSAELETFHEPLLRDAVRYHYGCAAAEFADRLVLGQEEGPDCLDALRQFLFFLESAPLPRLSALFKAYQLRLAGLQGYRPNLEGCLYCSKADRAAPGLSFSIHDGALVCPRHRSPLQDAVPLSPDALQVLMDLVASDLPMTPLGWKPALDPLLTRVVEGFLRFHIDGYRGLKSLKSLQSLTRNGSLASTRGLLAGGEKAC; translated from the coding sequence ATGAGTGTTATTGCGGAGGATTATGGCGTCGTCCTCCGCTCGCACCGGTTTGGTGAAACCAGCCGCATCCTGGTTTTCCTGACCAGCCGCCATGGAAAGCTTCACGCCATCGCCAAGGGGGCACGGAATCCGAAAAACCGTTTCGGCGCGGCCCTTGATATTTTGGCCGAGGGTTCTTTTGTTTTTTATCTGAAGAAGGACAGGGATCTTCAGCTGATTCGCTCGGCCGAACTCGAAACATTTCACGAACCCTTGTTGCGAGACGCGGTGCGCTATCATTACGGGTGCGCGGCGGCCGAGTTTGCCGATCGCCTCGTCCTGGGTCAGGAAGAGGGCCCCGATTGCCTCGATGCCCTCCGTCAATTTCTTTTTTTTCTGGAATCGGCCCCCCTCCCGCGTCTTTCCGCTCTTTTCAAAGCCTATCAACTTCGCCTGGCGGGGCTTCAAGGGTACCGGCCCAATCTCGAGGGTTGTCTTTATTGTTCGAAGGCGGATCGCGCCGCGCCGGGCCTCAGTTTTTCGATCCATGATGGAGCACTGGTCTGCCCGCGTCACCGGAGTCCACTTCAAGACGCGGTCCCCCTCTCCCCGGATGCCCTGCAGGTCTTGATGGACCTGGTGGCATCGGATCTGCCGATGACGCCATTGGGTTGGAAGCCCGCCCTGGATCCCTTATTGACGCGTGTCGTCGAGGGGTTTCTCCGTTTTCATATTGATGGTTACCGGGGATTGAAAAGCCTGAAAAGCCTGCAATCCCTCACGCGCAATGGATCCCTCGCATCGACACGAGGGCTGCTTGCCGGGGGGGAAAAGGCATGCTAG
- the ybeY gene encoding rRNA maturation RNase YbeY produces MTPEEPPSAPSSRPSIRIINRQRLAPSGRRRLAPILVRILADHGVPTGLSIDISLVRDPVIHPLNRTYRKIDQPTDVLAFPYIDPQEWSGERPLLRSDSPLTPAEEPLIGEILISTDQALKQSESLKKEIEEVIAHLAIHGVLHLLGYDHDRPETQREMRRMERRYLGLWNRPGEGDSK; encoded by the coding sequence GTGACTCCTGAGGAACCGCCTTCTGCGCCCAGCAGCAGGCCCTCTATCCGGATCATAAACCGACAGCGGCTGGCTCCTTCCGGGCGAAGACGCCTCGCACCCATCCTCGTCCGGATTTTGGCGGATCATGGGGTTCCCACCGGGCTCTCGATTGATATCAGCCTTGTCAGGGACCCGGTGATCCATCCCCTCAACCGGACCTATAGAAAAATTGATCAACCGACGGACGTTCTCGCCTTTCCCTACATTGACCCGCAGGAATGGAGCGGCGAGCGTCCGCTCCTCCGTTCAGATTCCCCTTTGACACCGGCCGAGGAACCCTTGATCGGAGAGATCCTGATCTCCACCGATCAGGCCCTCAAACAATCTGAGTCACTGAAGAAGGAGATAGAAGAGGTTATTGCCCATCTGGCGATTCACGGCGTTTTACATTTATTAGGATATGATCATGATCGGCCGGAGACGCAGCGAGAGATGCGGCGGATGGAACGCCGTTATCTCGGACTCTGGAATAGGCCAGGGGAGGGGGATTCTAAATAA
- a CDS encoding CBS domain-containing protein: protein MSVSPALFGTMLSFAVPFLAVLSLEWWGGRRPFRAGTSWALVWSLMTGGIAVATLLPDVVGPVPAILISPILILFALVVGWIRSRPPGEKECDPGTEPELEPADQELFNRVLTLRSTPAGKIMTPAEKIVYCRSSATVEDLRTVIQRSGYSRIPIMDSMKGPVRGFVQAKDLAASLHNEGSVKRAVEFSKDIIRVGPREPVSRLLDAFRQRRIHLALVADGRGRPMGMVTLGDIYRHLLGVKTKPPRPAS from the coding sequence ATGTCTGTCTCTCCGGCTCTATTCGGTACGATGCTTTCGTTCGCCGTTCCCTTCCTTGCGGTTCTGTCGCTCGAGTGGTGGGGCGGCCGGCGTCCCTTCCGGGCGGGAACCAGTTGGGCCCTCGTCTGGTCTCTTATGACAGGCGGCATCGCCGTCGCGACCCTGCTCCCCGATGTTGTGGGGCCCGTCCCCGCGATCCTTATATCCCCGATCCTCATCCTCTTCGCCTTGGTTGTGGGATGGATTAGGAGCCGTCCGCCGGGCGAAAAAGAATGTGATCCCGGCACGGAGCCGGAACTGGAACCCGCCGACCAGGAATTGTTCAATCGTGTCCTGACGCTCAGATCCACTCCGGCCGGCAAAATTATGACGCCCGCGGAAAAGATTGTTTATTGCCGCTCGAGCGCGACGGTTGAGGATCTCAGAACAGTCATCCAGCGTTCGGGATATTCGCGAATCCCGATCATGGATTCGATGAAGGGACCTGTCAGGGGTTTTGTACAAGCGAAGGATCTGGCCGCATCACTTCATAATGAAGGTTCAGTGAAGAGGGCGGTTGAATTCAGCAAAGATATCATTAGGGTGGGTCCCAGGGAGCCTGTGTCGCGTCTGCTCGATGCCTTCCGTCAGAGACGGATCCATCTCGCCCTCGTTGCCGACGGCCGCGGTCGTCCCATGGGAATGGTCACATTAGGCGATATCTATCGCCACCTGCTTGGCGTCAAAACCAAGCCCCCGAGGCCGGCGTCATGA
- a CDS encoding PhoH family protein, translating into MGRYLRSKQGRAGQSHGESQTGDAPAHSEVAGGDSESSPSEDRKLTLSLKGLDHLVLFGENDSTLRSLDRRFNVRTHSRDGLLHMQGDAAALSLARVAMEYLIAQARRENVLTQEHLEYAFSLAEETAAGESANSPQFIVQGQRRIVRARSVGQSRYVETMEQNDVVFAIGPAGTGKTYLAVALGVRYLKEKKIERIVLVRPAVEAGEKLGFLPGDLQEKVDPYLRPLYDALHDIVSFERLQRWIQTQVVEIAPLAYMRGRTLHSAFIILDEAQNTTLNQMKMFLTRLGPESKAVVTGDVTQIDLADADQSGLVLIQNVLKDVNGIGFVYLSQKDVVRHRLVKDIIMAFDRYGEDAAGSGASK; encoded by the coding sequence ATGGGAAGATATTTACGAAGCAAACAAGGACGTGCTGGCCAGTCCCACGGTGAGTCTCAAACCGGGGACGCGCCTGCGCATTCCGAAGTAGCCGGCGGCGACAGCGAATCCTCTCCATCTGAGGATCGAAAGTTGACCCTCTCCCTCAAGGGTCTGGACCATCTTGTACTTTTTGGGGAAAACGATTCAACACTTCGCTCCTTGGATCGGCGGTTCAATGTCCGCACCCACTCCCGGGATGGCCTTTTACACATGCAAGGTGACGCCGCCGCCCTGAGCTTGGCGCGTGTCGCCATGGAATATCTTATAGCGCAAGCCCGGCGGGAGAACGTCTTGACCCAGGAACATTTGGAATACGCTTTTTCCCTTGCTGAAGAGACGGCGGCCGGGGAGTCGGCGAATAGTCCTCAGTTCATTGTGCAAGGCCAGCGCAGAATCGTTCGCGCCCGCAGCGTCGGCCAATCCCGATACGTTGAAACAATGGAGCAGAACGATGTTGTCTTCGCCATCGGTCCGGCCGGTACCGGCAAGACTTACCTGGCGGTGGCTTTGGGTGTCCGGTATCTCAAAGAGAAGAAGATCGAGCGGATCGTGCTCGTCCGGCCCGCCGTTGAAGCCGGGGAAAAACTCGGGTTTCTGCCCGGTGATCTGCAGGAGAAGGTGGATCCGTATCTCAGGCCCCTCTATGACGCCCTGCATGACATTGTGAGTTTTGAACGACTCCAACGCTGGATTCAAACGCAGGTGGTGGAGATCGCGCCACTGGCTTATATGCGGGGGCGCACGCTTCACAGTGCGTTCATCATCCTGGATGAGGCTCAGAATACGACGCTGAATCAGATGAAGATGTTCCTGACGCGTCTGGGACCTGAATCAAAGGCCGTTGTGACCGGTGATGTGACCCAAATCGACCTGGCCGATGCGGATCAATCCGGCCTGGTCCTGATTCAAAATGTACTGAAAGATGTGAATGGAATTGGTTTTGTCTATCTTTCACAAAAGGATGTTGTGAGACACCGCCTTGTGAAGGATATCATAATGGCCTTTGACCGCTATGGAGAAGACGCCGCGGGCTCGGGAGCTTCGAAATGA
- a CDS encoding formylglycine-generating enzyme family protein: MPTYLRRILLLTMGMWILASCSNDSTTKPDEGEPDPIPVEKKEFEVRVEGWNYVALTWTHKDDSTHVPMVIEVRVADDSLDVHQWPDHPVGSDTVIRNLLADSLTVFIYNLDPSHTYVASWRIFYEDSTRSAIGPWVVFETAAAPELSPLVEIPGGSFVVGSDPGEGAAGEMPETTLVVETFYMERTEVTNAQYWRFMTEYGYHTRVLWSDEGWDWKTTEEITAPKGWETGTNRIGLLWPDHPVAGLSFFEAEAYAQWAGRRLPTEAEWEKAARGGCELSGGNGCDVGDERSYPWGAAGSGDHFNHYHSGDPYEPGTTPVGFYDGRVAGGFQTIDSPGPYGVYDLAGNVAEWTKSRMWEYPYRYWDGREDPGVVGTVMAVRGGSWVTYASECRCAFRSGMATDDRNLFNGVRCASSHR, encoded by the coding sequence ATGCCAACATATCTGCGGAGGATCCTTCTGCTCACCATGGGGATGTGGATCCTTGCATCCTGTTCCAATGACTCCACCACCAAACCCGACGAGGGGGAGCCGGATCCGATCCCTGTTGAGAAAAAGGAGTTTGAGGTGCGGGTCGAGGGTTGGAACTATGTCGCCCTGACCTGGACGCACAAAGATGATTCGACCCATGTTCCCATGGTGATCGAGGTGCGGGTCGCCGACGACAGTCTCGATGTTCACCAATGGCCCGATCATCCCGTCGGCAGCGATACGGTCATCCGCAATTTATTGGCCGACAGCCTCACTGTTTTTATCTACAATCTGGATCCCTCTCACACCTATGTCGCCTCCTGGCGGATCTTCTATGAGGATTCGACCCGCTCGGCGATTGGACCTTGGGTTGTTTTTGAAACGGCCGCCGCACCGGAGCTCTCACCGCTGGTTGAAATTCCCGGCGGATCATTCGTTGTGGGGAGCGATCCGGGGGAGGGGGCCGCCGGTGAAATGCCGGAAACGACACTTGTCGTAGAGACCTTTTACATGGAGCGAACCGAGGTGACCAACGCGCAATACTGGCGCTTCATGACAGAGTATGGGTACCACACCCGGGTGTTATGGTCCGATGAAGGTTGGGATTGGAAGACGACGGAGGAGATTACGGCCCCCAAAGGATGGGAGACGGGGACCAACCGTATCGGTCTTCTTTGGCCGGATCATCCCGTGGCCGGTCTTTCTTTCTTTGAAGCGGAAGCGTATGCCCAATGGGCCGGACGGCGCCTGCCGACCGAAGCCGAATGGGAAAAGGCGGCGCGCGGCGGTTGCGAGTTATCGGGTGGGAACGGTTGCGATGTCGGGGATGAGCGGAGTTATCCTTGGGGCGCCGCGGGGAGCGGTGATCATTTCAATCACTATCACAGCGGTGATCCCTATGAGCCGGGAACAACGCCGGTCGGTTTTTATGACGGCCGTGTGGCGGGTGGATTTCAGACGATCGACAGCCCCGGTCCCTATGGCGTCTATGATCTGGCGGGGAATGTGGCCGAGTGGACCAAATCACGGATGTGGGAGTATCCCTACCGTTATTGGGACGGCCGGGAAGATCCCGGAGTCGTCGGGACCGTCATGGCGGTACGGGGTGGCTCCTGGGTCACCTATGCCTCGGAATGCCGATGCGCCTTTCGCTCGGGAATGGCAACCGATGACAGAAATCTCTTCAACGGGGTTCGCTGCGCTTCATCCCATCGTTAA